The Salvelinus sp. IW2-2015 unplaced genomic scaffold, ASM291031v2 Un_scaffold4423, whole genome shotgun sequence genome includes a window with the following:
- the LOC112077269 gene encoding large ribosomal subunit protein eL43, producing the protein MAKRTKKVGIVGKYGTRYGASLRKMVKKIEISQHAKYTCSFCGKTKMKRRAVGIWHCGSCMKTVAGGAWTYNTTSAVTVKSAIRRLKELKEQ; encoded by the exons ATG GCCAAGCGCACCAAGAAGGTGGGGATTGTGGGTAAATACGGCACGCGTTACGGCGCGTCGCTCAGGAAGATGGTGAAGAAGATTGAGATCAGCCAACACGCCAAGTACACCTGCTCCTTCTGTGGCAAG ACCAAGATGAAGAGGAGGGCTGTTGGTATCTGGCACTGTGGGTCCTGCATGAAGACTGTTGCTGGAGGCGCCTGGACATACAA CACGACGTCTGCAGTCACAGTGAAGTCGgccatcaggagactgaaggaGCTGAAAGAGCAGTAG